From the Ferrigenium kumadai genome, one window contains:
- the thiL gene encoding thiamine-phosphate kinase yields the protein MSEFDLIRRFFTRATPGAVLGVGDDAALLQVSPGNVLAVSTDMLVCGTHFFPDADPFLLGHKTLAVNLSDLAAMGAVPRWATLAIAIPSEEEAWLERFSAGFFALAQQHGVDLVGGDTTRGPLNLCVTIFGEVPAQQALRRDGAKAGDDIWVSGELGDAALALAHLLGRIKLGEAELAACAARLHQPHPRVALGLALRGIASSAIDVSDGLLADLGHILERSNVGAEIEFDALPVSPWLRGRFQQKLALCGGDDYELCFTAPAARRAEVKRIAAQLGLPLTRIGEIVAGRGCIVHDTHGHPIDIEVEGYDHFR from the coding sequence CGTTTCTTCACCCGCGCCACTCCCGGCGCGGTGCTCGGCGTGGGCGACGATGCCGCGCTGCTGCAGGTGAGCCCTGGCAACGTGCTGGCCGTCTCCACCGACATGCTGGTGTGCGGCACGCACTTCTTCCCCGATGCCGATCCCTTCCTGCTGGGCCACAAGACGCTGGCGGTGAACCTGTCCGACCTCGCGGCGATGGGTGCTGTGCCGCGCTGGGCGACGCTGGCCATCGCCATTCCGAGCGAGGAGGAGGCATGGCTGGAGCGGTTCAGCGCGGGCTTCTTCGCGCTGGCGCAGCAGCACGGCGTCGACCTGGTCGGCGGCGACACCACGCGCGGGCCGCTCAACCTGTGCGTGACCATCTTCGGCGAAGTTCCCGCGCAGCAGGCGCTGCGCCGCGACGGTGCAAAGGCCGGAGACGACATCTGGGTCTCCGGCGAACTGGGCGATGCGGCGCTGGCACTGGCGCATCTGCTGGGGCGCATCAAGCTGGGCGAGGCAGAGCTCGCTGCCTGTGCAGCGCGCCTGCACCAGCCGCACCCGCGCGTGGCACTGGGCTTGGCACTGCGCGGCATTGCCAGCAGCGCGATCGACGTTTCCGACGGCCTGCTCGCCGATCTCGGTCACATCCTCGAACGCTCGAACGTCGGTGCGGAGATCGAGTTCGATGCCTTGCCGGTCTCGCCTTGGCTGCGCGGCCGTTTTCAGCAGAAGCTGGCCCTGTGCGGCGGCGACGATTACGAGTTGTGTTTCACCGCACCCGCCGCGCGCCGCGCCGAGGTCAAGCGCATTGCCGCGCAGCTCGGTCTGCCGCTGACCCGCATCGGGGAAATCGTTGCAGGCCGGGGATGCATCGTGCACGATACGCACGGACATCCGATCGATATCGAGGTCGAGGGTTATGACCATTTCCGCTGA